The following are encoded in a window of Pseudomonas sp. JQ170C genomic DNA:
- the argE gene encoding acetylornithine deacetylase encodes MSELRSRAVLARLIGFATVSRDSNLALIEFVRDYLHDLGVSCELIYNAERSKANLLASIGPDIEGGVVLSGHTDVVPVDGQAWTVEPFSLTERDGKLYGRGAADMKGYLASVLAAVPLFLDSDLRRPVHLAFSYDEEVGCLGVRSLLAVLPQRIATPALCLIGEPTELKPVLGHKGKLAMRCHVHGAPCHSAYAPYGVNAIEQAARLIGRLGEIGQRLAAPEHHDPRFDPAFSTVQVGVIQGGTALNIVPADCRFDFEVRALPAFEPQAVIDELHTYAHQQLLPAMQAVKADTAIRFEPISAYPGLATAPESAAARLVAQLCGSDDFTTVAFGTEGGLFAQAGIPAVVCGPGSMEQGHKPDEFVSVEQMAACDRLMDRLAAYLSTP; translated from the coding sequence ATGAGTGAGCTGCGCAGTCGCGCCGTGCTGGCCAGGCTGATCGGCTTTGCCACGGTCAGCCGCGACTCCAACCTCGCGCTGATCGAGTTCGTGCGCGACTACCTGCACGACCTGGGCGTTAGCTGCGAGCTGATCTACAACGCCGAGCGCAGCAAGGCCAACCTGCTCGCCAGTATCGGCCCGGATATAGAGGGCGGCGTGGTGCTGTCGGGGCACACCGACGTGGTTCCGGTGGACGGCCAGGCCTGGACGGTCGAGCCGTTCAGCCTGACCGAGCGTGACGGCAAGCTGTACGGACGCGGCGCCGCCGACATGAAGGGCTACCTGGCCTCGGTGCTGGCCGCCGTGCCGCTGTTCCTGGACAGCGACCTGCGCCGCCCGGTGCACCTGGCGTTCTCCTATGACGAGGAGGTCGGTTGCCTGGGCGTGCGCAGCCTGCTGGCGGTGCTGCCCCAGCGCATCGCCACGCCTGCGCTGTGCCTGATCGGCGAGCCCACCGAACTCAAGCCGGTGCTCGGCCACAAGGGCAAGCTGGCCATGCGTTGCCATGTGCACGGTGCGCCGTGCCATTCGGCCTACGCGCCCTATGGCGTCAATGCCATCGAACAGGCGGCACGGCTGATCGGCCGCCTGGGCGAGATCGGCCAGCGCCTGGCTGCCCCCGAGCATCACGACCCGCGCTTTGATCCGGCGTTCTCGACCGTGCAGGTCGGGGTGATCCAGGGCGGTACGGCGCTGAACATTGTGCCGGCCGATTGCCGTTTCGACTTCGAGGTCCGTGCGTTGCCGGCCTTCGAGCCGCAAGCGGTAATCGACGAACTGCACACCTACGCCCACCAGCAACTGCTGCCCGCCATGCAGGCGGTCAAGGCCGATACGGCCATTCGCTTTGAACCGATTTCGGCCTACCCGGGCCTGGCCACCGCGCCTGAAAGCGCTGCCGCCCGGCTGGTTGCGCAGCTATGCGGTAGCGACGACTTCACCACCGTGGCATTTGGCACCGAGGGCGGCCTGTTTGCTCAGGCCGGCATCCCGGCGGTGGTCTGCGGCCCCGGCAGCATGGAGCAGGGCCACAAGCCCGACGAATTTGTCAGCGTCGAACAGATGGCGGCCTGTGACCGCCTGATGGACCGGCTGGCCGCTTACCTATCTACCCCCTGA
- a CDS encoding APC family permease — MNSNASVSTGALAPPATRKKLGLTALLAVAIGLVVSQGVMVLMLQGVGIAGPGFIVPLALAWLLALSYACSFSELALMIPRAGSLSSYTEVAIGQFPAILATFSGYVVVAMFALSAELLLMEFIIDKVYPHSMPPLTVALGVLVLFTVLNLFNIDIFARLQTVLAVVMVVVLLVMGLSAMNSDIVSPNASLFEGSSWNPLGLGVIALTAMAVWGFVGAEFVCPLVEETRRPQRNIPASMMIGLTVIFVIIALYCLGALLTVPQAELASSVLPHYLFATTVFGEAGKVFLVTAAVTATCSTLNSSLAAIPRMLLGMARNGQAFGVLKRESKRTGAPWVAVLFVSAITGLPLLLMHDHPDAINQLLLAAALAWLLAYIITHVNVIALRRRYPKVARPFRTPFYPLPQVVGIAGMLFAIWHVSPSPEMTFSIFAYAGLVLLVVSIIAVLWIKCVMGKPLFKPEPLECALSTANDKNPQGDSQ; from the coding sequence ATGAACAGCAATGCAAGCGTGTCCACCGGCGCCCTGGCGCCACCTGCAACCCGCAAGAAACTCGGCCTGACCGCCTTGTTGGCCGTGGCCATCGGCCTGGTCGTGTCCCAAGGGGTCATGGTGCTGATGCTGCAAGGCGTCGGTATCGCCGGCCCCGGCTTTATCGTGCCGCTGGCCCTGGCCTGGCTGTTGGCCCTGAGCTATGCCTGCTCGTTCTCCGAACTTGCGCTGATGATTCCCCGGGCCGGCAGCCTGAGCAGCTACACGGAAGTGGCGATCGGTCAGTTTCCGGCGATCCTTGCGACCTTCTCCGGCTACGTGGTGGTGGCAATGTTCGCGCTGTCGGCCGAGCTGCTGCTGATGGAGTTCATCATCGACAAGGTCTACCCGCACTCCATGCCGCCACTGACCGTGGCCCTGGGCGTGCTGGTGCTGTTCACCGTGCTCAATCTGTTCAACATCGACATCTTCGCCAGGCTGCAGACCGTGCTGGCGGTGGTCATGGTAGTGGTGTTGCTGGTGATGGGCCTGAGCGCGATGAACAGCGATATCGTCTCGCCCAATGCCAGCCTGTTCGAGGGCAGCAGCTGGAACCCGCTGGGCCTGGGGGTGATTGCGCTGACGGCCATGGCGGTGTGGGGCTTTGTCGGTGCCGAGTTCGTCTGCCCGCTGGTTGAGGAAACCCGTCGTCCGCAGCGCAATATTCCGGCCTCGATGATGATCGGCCTGACCGTGATCTTCGTGATCATCGCCCTGTACTGCCTGGGTGCCTTGCTCACCGTGCCCCAGGCGGAGCTGGCCAGCAGTGTGCTGCCGCATTATCTGTTCGCCACCACGGTGTTCGGCGAGGCCGGCAAGGTGTTCCTGGTTACCGCGGCGGTCACCGCCACGTGCAGCACCCTGAACAGTTCCCTGGCGGCCATCCCGCGCATGCTCCTGGGCATGGCCCGCAACGGCCAGGCATTCGGGGTGCTCAAGCGCGAGAGCAAGCGTACCGGCGCGCCCTGGGTCGCAGTGCTGTTCGTCTCGGCGATCACTGGCCTGCCGCTGCTGCTGATGCACGACCATCCCGATGCCATCAACCAGCTGCTGCTGGCGGCGGCACTGGCCTGGCTGCTGGCCTACATCATCACCCACGTCAACGTGATCGCCCTGCGCCGACGCTACCCAAAGGTCGCCCGGCCGTTTCGCACCCCGTTCTACCCACTGCCTCAAGTGGTCGGGATCGCCGGCATGCTCTTTGCGATCTGGCATGTCTCGCCGAGCCCGGAAATGACCTTCTCGATTTTTGCCTACGCAGGCCTGGTGCTGCTGGTGGTGTCGATCATCGCCGTGCTGTGGATCAAGTGTGTGATGGGCAAGCCGCTGTTCAAGCCTGAACCCCTGGAATGTGCATTGAGCACCGCCAACGATAAAAACCCGCAAGGAGACTCGCAATGA
- a CDS encoding GNAT family N-acetyltransferase — MTIAIRLALPADAPMLPAVERAAAQSFAAVPGLEYLASSPVIAADQHMDFLLKQHEWVAVDAQDRPLGFLCGQDCDEDWHIIELSVHQIAQGRGLGRQLIGTAADWARSRGYGGLTLTTFTQVPWNAPFYARLGFEQLASERCSDFLQRQLAAEHQHGLRNRCAMRLDLQGVS; from the coding sequence ATGACCATTGCCATCCGCCTTGCCCTCCCTGCCGATGCCCCCATGCTCCCTGCCGTCGAACGCGCGGCGGCGCAGTCCTTTGCCGCGGTCCCGGGGCTGGAGTACCTGGCCAGCAGTCCGGTGATCGCTGCCGACCAGCACATGGACTTCCTGCTCAAGCAACACGAATGGGTGGCTGTCGATGCCCAGGACCGCCCGCTGGGCTTTCTGTGCGGCCAGGACTGCGACGAGGATTGGCACATCATCGAGTTGTCGGTGCATCAAATCGCACAGGGCCGAGGGCTGGGGCGACAGCTGATCGGCACCGCCGCCGACTGGGCACGTTCGCGCGGCTATGGGGGGCTGACCCTGACCACCTTCACCCAGGTGCCGTGGAATGCACCGTTCTATGCCCGCCTGGGGTTCGAGCAGCTAGCCAGCGAACGCTGCAGCGACTTTCTGCAACGCCAGTTGGCGGCCGAACACCAGCACGGCCTGCGCAATCGCTGCGCCATGCGCCTGGACCTTCAGGGCGTGTCCTGA
- a CDS encoding aldehyde dehydrogenase: protein MNDFNDWTTLAAGLRLIDSAFIEGEPYAAQNGARLEVINPANNRLLAKVVASGEADIDHAVRSARRAFEQGPWARMAPGERKAILLRLSQLMLEHRDELALLDSLSMGKPVMDAWNIDVPGAAHVFAWYGESLDKLYDQVAPTASNALATITRVPLGVIGAVVPWNFPLDMAAWKLAPALAAGNSVVLKPAEQSPFSALRLAELALEAGIPAGVLNVVPGLGEVAGRALGLHMDVDALVFTGSTEVGKYFMQYAAQSNLKQVWLECGGKSPNLVFADCQDLDLAAEKAAFGIFFNQGEVCSANSRLLVQRSIHDAFVERLIDKARQWAPGNPLNPASRAGAIVDTRQAQRIMQYIEQARAEGAQLACGGRQLSFDGSGNFIEPTIFTGVTADMTLAREEVFGPVLAVTAFDDEDEAVAIANDHIYGLAASVWSDDLNRAHRVARRLNAGTVSVNTVDALDVTVPFGGGKQSGFGRDLSLHSFDKYTQLKTTWIQLRG, encoded by the coding sequence GTGAACGATTTCAATGACTGGACCACCCTGGCAGCAGGACTACGGCTGATCGACAGCGCCTTTATCGAAGGCGAACCCTATGCGGCACAGAATGGTGCGCGCCTCGAGGTGATCAACCCGGCCAACAATCGCCTGCTGGCCAAGGTGGTTGCCAGTGGTGAAGCCGACATCGACCACGCCGTGCGCAGCGCCCGCCGTGCGTTCGAGCAAGGCCCCTGGGCGCGCATGGCACCGGGGGAGCGCAAGGCGATTCTGTTGCGCCTGTCGCAGCTGATGCTTGAACACCGCGATGAGTTGGCGTTGCTCGATTCCCTGAGCATGGGCAAACCGGTGATGGACGCCTGGAACATCGACGTACCGGGCGCCGCCCATGTGTTCGCCTGGTACGGCGAAAGCCTGGACAAGCTCTACGATCAGGTCGCGCCGACCGCCAGCAACGCGCTGGCCACCATCACCCGCGTGCCGCTGGGGGTGATCGGCGCGGTGGTGCCGTGGAACTTTCCGTTGGACATGGCGGCCTGGAAACTGGCCCCGGCCCTGGCCGCAGGCAACAGCGTAGTGCTCAAGCCCGCCGAGCAATCGCCGTTCTCGGCCCTGCGCCTGGCGGAGCTTGCGCTTGAGGCAGGCATTCCGGCGGGTGTGCTCAACGTGGTGCCGGGCCTGGGCGAAGTGGCCGGACGCGCACTGGGGCTGCACATGGACGTCGATGCCCTGGTGTTCACCGGCTCCACCGAAGTGGGCAAGTACTTCATGCAGTACGCCGCGCAGTCGAACCTCAAGCAGGTGTGGCTCGAATGCGGCGGCAAGAGCCCGAACCTGGTGTTCGCCGATTGCCAGGACCTGGACCTGGCCGCCGAGAAAGCCGCCTTCGGCATCTTCTTCAACCAGGGCGAGGTCTGCTCGGCCAACTCGCGCCTGCTGGTGCAGCGCTCGATCCATGACGCATTCGTCGAGCGTCTGATCGACAAGGCGCGCCAGTGGGCCCCCGGCAACCCGCTGAACCCGGCGAGCAGGGCAGGGGCGATTGTCGATACGCGTCAGGCGCAGCGGATCATGCAGTACATCGAACAGGCCCGGGCCGAAGGCGCGCAACTGGCCTGTGGCGGGCGCCAGCTGAGCTTCGATGGCTCGGGCAATTTCATCGAACCCACGATCTTCACCGGCGTCACCGCCGACATGACCCTGGCCCGCGAAGAAGTGTTCGGCCCCGTACTGGCTGTGACGGCGTTCGACGATGAGGACGAGGCCGTGGCCATCGCCAATGACCACATCTATGGCCTGGCTGCCTCGGTCTGGAGCGATGACCTCAACCGCGCCCACCGCGTCGCCCGCCGCCTCAACGCCGGCACGGTGTCGGTGAACACCGTCGATGCCCTGGATGTGACCGTGCCGTTCGGCGGTGGCAAGCAATCGGGCTTTGGTCGCGACCTGTCACTGCACTCGTTCGACAAATACACGCAGTTGAAGACCACCTGGATTCAATTACGCGGGTAG
- a CDS encoding RidA family protein produces MPTHTRIRMFNTKDTYPNQTLDNDLCQAVRAGNTVYVRGQVGTDFNGQLVGLGDPRAQAEQAMRNVKQLLEEAGSDLSHIVKTTTYLIDPRYREPVYQEVGKWLKGVFPISTGLVVSALGQPQWLMEIDVIAVIPE; encoded by the coding sequence ATGCCTACTCATACCCGCATCCGCATGTTCAACACCAAAGACACCTACCCCAACCAGACCCTGGACAACGACCTGTGCCAGGCAGTGCGTGCCGGCAACACCGTGTATGTGCGCGGTCAGGTGGGCACCGACTTCAATGGCCAGCTGGTCGGGCTCGGTGACCCGCGCGCCCAGGCCGAGCAGGCCATGCGCAACGTCAAGCAACTGCTGGAGGAAGCCGGCAGCGACCTGAGCCACATCGTCAAGACCACCACCTACCTGATCGACCCGCGGTATCGGGAGCCGGTGTATCAGGAAGTCGGCAAGTGGCTCAAAGGCGTGTTCCCGATTTCCACGGGGCTGGTGGTCAGTGCCCTGGGCCAGCCGCAGTGGCTGATGGAAATCGACGTGATCGCGGTCATCCCCGAGTAA
- a CDS encoding DNA-binding protein yields the protein MARGGINKAVVQKARQALLARGVHPSIDAVRIELGNTGSKTTIHRYLKELDSLHPAAAPMSAPSLSGTLAALVEQLSEQLREEGEARIEEARTAFEAERETLQAQVKISQQALAALQQQHEIQAAALAMQSEALDTSRSSLQTEHTRNATLTQAVGELNLRLADKDEQIASLEEKHQHARDALEHYRSASREQREQEQRRHEGQVQQLQVELRQLQQTLIVKQDELTRLNRDNEGLLVQIRTLKDAQRTLKTQNDRRQAQIQGLEVNLAQLDGSRSELEKQNQNLALSLAERVTELRQQLQLIGKLEAQLRQAEKAAQPVQDTP from the coding sequence ATGGCCCGCGGCGGTATCAACAAGGCAGTAGTGCAGAAAGCCCGCCAGGCGCTGCTGGCCCGTGGTGTACACCCGAGTATCGATGCAGTACGTATCGAACTGGGCAATACCGGCTCGAAAACCACCATTCACCGCTACCTGAAAGAGCTCGACAGCCTGCACCCGGCCGCCGCGCCGATGAGCGCGCCAAGCCTGAGCGGCACATTGGCGGCGCTGGTCGAGCAGTTGTCCGAGCAATTGAGAGAAGAAGGGGAGGCGCGGATCGAGGAGGCGCGCACGGCGTTCGAGGCAGAGCGCGAGACGCTTCAGGCCCAGGTGAAGATCAGCCAGCAGGCCCTGGCGGCGTTGCAGCAACAACACGAGATTCAGGCCGCCGCGCTGGCCATGCAGTCAGAAGCGCTCGACACCAGCCGCAGCAGCCTGCAAACCGAACACACCCGCAACGCCACGCTCACTCAGGCGGTGGGTGAACTGAACCTGCGCCTGGCCGACAAGGACGAACAGATTGCGTCGCTTGAAGAGAAACACCAGCACGCCCGCGACGCCCTGGAGCATTACCGCAGCGCCAGTCGCGAACAGCGCGAGCAGGAGCAGCGGCGCCATGAGGGCCAGGTGCAGCAATTGCAGGTCGAGCTGCGGCAGTTGCAGCAGACACTGATCGTCAAGCAGGACGAGCTGACCCGCCTGAACCGCGACAACGAAGGCTTGCTGGTACAGATCCGTACGCTCAAGGACGCCCAGCGCACGCTCAAGACCCAGAACGACCGGCGCCAGGCGCAGATCCAGGGGCTGGAAGTGAACCTGGCGCAGCTCGATGGCTCGCGCAGCGAGCTGGAAAAACAGAATCAGAACCTGGCATTGAGCCTGGCGGAGCGGGTGACCGAGTTGCGCCAGCAACTGCAACTGATCGGCAAGCTTGAGGCGCAGCTACGCCAGGCCGAAAAGGCGGCGCAACCGGTTCAGGACACGCCCTGA
- a CDS encoding flavin-containing monooxygenase, translating to MTNNKTVIDTLVVGAGQAGIAMSEHLSRLGVPHLVLERNRIAEAWRTGRWDSLVANGPAWHDRFPGLEFEGLDPDAFAAKEQVADYFEAYARKFNAPVRTGVEVTQVQRNVGRPGFTIETSDGVIEAINVVVATGPFQRPVIPAIAPAGGSVTQIHSAQYRNPQQLAEGAVLVVGAGSSGVQIADELQRAGKQVYLSVGAHDRPPRAYRNRDFCWWLGVLGLWDAEGVQPGKEHVTIAVSGARGGHTVDFRRLAQQGMTLVGLTKAFNDGVVSFESNLAENIARGDENYLALLDAADAYIDANGLDLPLEPEARIMLPDPECITQPILTLDLAKAGITTVIWATGYSVDYDWLKVDAFKADGKPQHQRGVSSEPGIYFVGLPWLARRGSAFIWGVWHDARHIGEHIIKQRAYFDYRDASQRQAPTCDTHLKAASLMGAR from the coding sequence ATGACAAACAATAAAACCGTAATAGACACGCTCGTGGTTGGCGCCGGTCAAGCCGGTATCGCCATGAGCGAACACCTGAGCCGACTTGGCGTGCCGCACCTGGTGCTGGAGCGCAACCGCATTGCCGAAGCCTGGCGCACCGGGCGGTGGGACTCGCTGGTTGCCAATGGCCCGGCCTGGCACGACCGCTTTCCGGGCCTGGAATTCGAGGGCCTGGACCCGGACGCGTTCGCCGCCAAGGAGCAGGTGGCCGACTACTTCGAGGCCTACGCCAGGAAATTCAACGCCCCGGTCCGTACCGGCGTAGAGGTGACCCAGGTGCAACGCAATGTCGGGCGCCCGGGTTTCACCATCGAAACCTCCGACGGCGTGATCGAGGCCATCAATGTGGTGGTTGCCACTGGCCCGTTCCAACGCCCGGTGATTCCGGCCATCGCACCGGCCGGCGGCAGCGTCACCCAGATTCACTCTGCGCAGTACCGCAACCCCCAACAACTGGCCGAAGGTGCCGTGCTGGTGGTGGGCGCAGGCTCGTCGGGCGTACAGATCGCCGACGAGTTGCAACGCGCTGGCAAGCAGGTCTACCTCTCGGTCGGTGCCCACGACCGTCCACCGCGTGCCTATCGCAACCGCGACTTTTGCTGGTGGCTGGGTGTACTGGGCCTGTGGGACGCCGAGGGCGTGCAGCCGGGTAAAGAGCACGTGACCATCGCCGTGAGCGGCGCCCGTGGCGGCCACACCGTGGACTTTCGCCGGCTGGCCCAGCAGGGCATGACGCTGGTCGGGCTGACCAAGGCGTTCAACGACGGTGTGGTGAGCTTCGAGTCGAACCTGGCCGAGAACATTGCCCGCGGCGATGAAAACTACCTGGCCCTGCTCGATGCCGCCGATGCCTACATAGACGCCAATGGCCTGGACCTGCCGCTGGAACCCGAAGCGCGGATCATGCTGCCGGACCCGGAATGCATCACCCAGCCGATCCTGACGCTGGACCTGGCCAAGGCCGGCATCACCACCGTCATCTGGGCCACAGGCTACTCGGTCGACTACGACTGGCTGAAGGTCGATGCCTTCAAGGCCGACGGCAAGCCGCAGCACCAGCGCGGCGTTTCCAGCGAACCCGGAATCTACTTTGTCGGCCTGCCGTGGCTGGCCCGTCGCGGCTCGGCCTTTATCTGGGGGGTGTGGCACGACGCCCGGCACATCGGTGAACACATCATCAAGCAGCGCGCTTATTTCGATTACCGGGATGCCTCGCAACGCCAGGCCCCCACCTGCGACACCCACCTCAAAGCCGCCAGCCTCATGGGAGCCCGTTGA
- a CDS encoding aspartate aminotransferase family protein, which yields MTAQVKPDRSTGDYQAADAAHHIHAFLDQKALNEEGPRVIVRGEGLALWDNDGKRYLDGMSGLWCTNLGYGRKDLAAAASKQLEQLPYYNMFFHTTHPAVVELSELLFSLLPSHYSHAIYTNSGSEANEVLIRTVRRYWQIVGKPQKKIMIGRWNGYHGSTLGATALGGMKFMHDMGGVIPDVAHIDEPYWFAHDGDLTPAEFGLRAARQLEEKILELGAENVAAFVAEPFQGAGGMIFPPESYWPQIQRICRQYDVLLCADEVIGGFGRTGEWFAHQHFGFEPDTLSIAKGLTSGYIPMGGLILSKRMAQALVEQGGVFAHGLTYSGHPVAAAVAIANLKALRDEGIVTQVKQETGPYLQRCLREVFGNHPLIGEVQGTGLVAALQFAEDKASRKRFANENDMAWRCRTIGFEEGLIIRSTLGRMIMAPALVASHADIDELVDKTRLAVDRTAREYGRL from the coding sequence ATGACCGCTCAAGTGAAACCCGACCGCAGCACCGGCGATTACCAGGCCGCAGATGCCGCGCACCACATTCACGCGTTTCTCGACCAGAAGGCCCTGAACGAGGAAGGCCCGCGGGTGATCGTGCGCGGTGAGGGCCTGGCCCTGTGGGACAACGACGGCAAGCGCTACCTGGACGGCATGTCGGGCCTGTGGTGTACCAACCTCGGCTACGGTCGCAAGGACCTGGCTGCCGCGGCCAGCAAGCAGCTGGAGCAGTTGCCGTACTACAACATGTTCTTCCACACCACCCACCCGGCGGTGGTGGAGCTGTCGGAGCTGCTGTTCAGCCTGCTGCCAAGCCACTACAGCCACGCCATCTACACCAACTCCGGCTCCGAGGCCAACGAGGTGCTGATCCGTACCGTGCGTCGTTACTGGCAGATCGTCGGCAAGCCGCAGAAGAAGATCATGATCGGGCGCTGGAACGGCTACCACGGCTCGACGTTGGGCGCCACGGCCCTGGGCGGGATGAAGTTCATGCACGACATGGGCGGGGTAATCCCGGACGTTGCGCACATCGACGAACCCTACTGGTTCGCTCACGACGGTGATCTGACCCCGGCCGAGTTCGGCCTGCGTGCGGCGCGCCAGCTGGAGGAGAAAATCCTCGAGCTGGGCGCCGAAAACGTCGCCGCCTTTGTGGCCGAGCCGTTCCAGGGCGCGGGCGGCATGATCTTCCCGCCGGAAAGCTACTGGCCACAAATCCAGCGCATCTGCCGCCAGTACGATGTCCTGCTGTGCGCCGATGAGGTCATTGGTGGCTTTGGCCGCACCGGCGAGTGGTTCGCCCACCAGCACTTTGGTTTCGAGCCCGACACCCTGTCGATCGCCAAGGGCCTGACCAGCGGCTACATCCCCATGGGCGGGTTGATCCTGTCCAAGCGCATGGCCCAGGCGCTGGTGGAGCAGGGCGGGGTGTTTGCCCATGGCCTGACCTACTCCGGGCACCCGGTGGCCGCTGCGGTGGCCATCGCCAACCTCAAGGCGCTGCGCGACGAAGGCATCGTCACCCAGGTGAAGCAGGAGACCGGCCCTTATCTGCAGCGCTGCCTGCGCGAAGTGTTCGGCAATCACCCGCTGATTGGCGAAGTGCAGGGCACGGGCCTGGTGGCAGCGCTGCAATTTGCCGAAGACAAGGCCAGCCGCAAGCGCTTTGCCAACGAGAACGACATGGCCTGGCGTTGCCGCACCATTGGCTTTGAAGAGGGCCTGATCATCCGCTCGACCCTGGGCCGGATGATCATGGCGCCGGCCCTGGTGGCCAGCCATGCCGACATCGACGAACTGGTCGACAAGACCCGCCTTGCAGTAGATCGCACCGCCCGCGAATACGGTCGCCTTTAA
- a CDS encoding DUF1028 domain-containing protein, producing the protein MTFSIVGRCAETGQLGIAISSSSIAVGARCPWLRTGVGAVSSQNITLPALGTQVLDALDEGLAPHQALDHALTRNGYSQYRQVAVVDAQGRTALFSGTHTLGTHNALAGDQCVAAGNLLANTAVIERMVQAFENSEGCLAARLLTALQAGQDAGGEAGAVHSAAVSVVGELVWPIVDLRVDWADENPIGELHKLWSAYEPQLQDYLTRALNPTLAPSYGVPGDE; encoded by the coding sequence ATGACCTTTTCCATCGTCGGCCGCTGCGCCGAAACCGGCCAGCTGGGTATCGCCATCAGCTCATCGAGCATCGCCGTCGGTGCCCGTTGCCCCTGGCTGCGTACCGGTGTGGGGGCTGTATCGAGCCAGAACATCACGTTGCCGGCCCTGGGCACCCAGGTGCTCGACGCACTTGATGAAGGCCTGGCACCGCATCAGGCCCTGGACCACGCACTGACCCGCAACGGCTACAGCCAGTACCGCCAGGTGGCGGTGGTCGATGCCCAGGGGCGCACGGCGCTGTTCAGTGGAACCCATACCTTGGGCACCCATAACGCCCTGGCCGGCGATCAGTGCGTGGCGGCCGGCAATCTGCTGGCCAACACCGCCGTGATCGAACGCATGGTCCAGGCCTTTGAAAACAGCGAAGGCTGCCTGGCGGCGCGCCTGCTCACGGCGCTGCAAGCCGGGCAGGACGCCGGTGGCGAGGCGGGCGCGGTGCATTCGGCGGCAGTGTCGGTGGTCGGCGAGCTGGTCTGGCCGATAGTCGACCTGCGCGTGGATTGGGCCGACGAGAACCCCATCGGTGAACTGCACAAACTCTGGAGCGCCTACGAGCCACAGCTACAGGACTACCTGACCCGCGCCCTCAACCCGACCCTGGCGCCCAGCTACGGAGTGCCGGGCGATGAGTGA
- a CDS encoding acyl-CoA dehydrogenase family protein, with translation MRTFVQQEVTPHAALLRFGPASREQLLEFTQAVAEFGLPGLAVPKALGGSGMDWATQARLFEELVKGSPELASVVLINMLAVELLLLRPDLCSRYLPDLLAGRSIAGLGMAIAPHSPGGPLHAQRSGEHILLDGKIDEVAGGLWANLLISAVALDDQSSCFVLLDRRRDRYDTRAIRLDSNAARVQFTATRVSSEFVLGDAGAQSLLSRRLLDVLKLYEGVARVAQAQVMLDATLAAVPASATLEAPCVGAPLVTMHLAEMITQVEAARLMCHRGLLLAQEHQDCAAESSMALFFAQGAVDRIERHVDWINGTRSERSPLLALQLGALSCEESKVHAQSIVSHRIC, from the coding sequence ATGCGCACCTTCGTCCAGCAGGAGGTCACGCCTCATGCTGCCTTGCTGCGTTTTGGCCCGGCATCGCGTGAGCAACTGCTGGAATTTACCCAGGCGGTCGCCGAGTTCGGCCTGCCCGGGCTTGCGGTACCCAAGGCATTGGGTGGCTCGGGCATGGACTGGGCGACCCAGGCGCGGTTGTTCGAGGAGCTGGTAAAAGGCAGCCCTGAACTGGCCAGCGTGGTGTTGATCAACATGCTGGCCGTCGAACTGTTGCTGCTGCGCCCTGACCTGTGCAGTCGATACCTGCCGGACTTGCTGGCCGGGCGCAGCATTGCCGGGCTGGGAATGGCGATTGCCCCGCATTCACCCGGCGGGCCCTTGCACGCGCAACGCAGCGGCGAACACATCCTGCTCGATGGCAAAATCGACGAAGTGGCCGGCGGTCTGTGGGCGAACCTGCTGATCAGCGCTGTTGCCCTTGACGATCAATCTTCGTGCTTTGTGCTGCTGGATCGTCGGCGGGACCGCTACGACACCCGGGCCATCCGCCTCGATAGCAACGCTGCGCGGGTGCAGTTCACCGCTACCCGGGTCAGCAGCGAGTTCGTCCTCGGTGATGCCGGGGCGCAGTCGCTGTTGTCGCGCCGGTTGCTGGATGTGCTCAAGCTGTATGAGGGGGTAGCCCGGGTGGCGCAGGCGCAGGTGATGCTCGACGCGACCCTGGCCGCGGTGCCTGCCTCGGCAACCCTCGAAGCCCCCTGTGTCGGTGCGCCGCTGGTGACCATGCACCTTGCAGAAATGATCACCCAGGTCGAGGCCGCACGCTTGATGTGCCATCGTGGCCTGCTGTTGGCCCAGGAGCATCAGGATTGCGCAGCGGAATCAAGCATGGCGCTGTTTTTCGCCCAAGGCGCAGTGGACCGGATCGAGCGCCACGTCGACTGGATCAACGGCACGCGCAGCGAGCGCTCGCCGTTGCTGGCGCTGCAACTGGGCGCGCTTTCCTGCGAGGAGAGCAAGGTTCATGCACAGAGTATTGTCAGCCACCGGATCTGCTGA